Proteins from a single region of Punica granatum isolate Tunisia-2019 chromosome 8, ASM765513v2, whole genome shotgun sequence:
- the LOC116187600 gene encoding heat shock 70 kDa protein 17-like — translation MRAGLSRFAFFLIVLSLILVPSRSAVSSLDFGSEWLKVAVVNIKKGQSPITIAINEMSKRKSPALVAFQSGTRLLGEEAAGLVARHPDKVYSQIRDLIGKPFGYAKSFLDSMYFPFDVVEDSRGSVSFRADDGGTVYTVEELLGMILGYAANLAEFHSKLPVKDLVISVPPYFGQAERRGLLQAAHLAGINVLSLINEPSGAALQYGIDKDFSNESRHVLFYDMGSSSTYAALMYFSSYPAKELGKTVTVNQFQVKDVRWNHELGGQNMELRLVEYFADEFNKQLGNGVDVRKHPKAMAKLKKQFKRTKEILSANKVAPISVESLYDDRDFRSTITREKFEELCADLWEKALLPVKQVLQNSGLKVDEIYALELIGGATRVPKLQATLQEFIGKRELDKHLDADEAIVLGSALCAANFSDGIRLNKKLGMVDGSPYGFMVELNGLDLVTDDSTRQLLVPRMTKLPSKMYRSIIHNKDFEVSLAYESGELLPPGVSSPDFAHYAVSGLSDASEKYSLRNLSSPIKASLHFSLSRSGILSLDRADAVIEISEWVEVPRKNLIVDNSTSATPDVTAEASTTEESTEKPPIDSASSIKSNTSPEEQGSEDLVPEKKLKKRTFRVPLKITDKTSGPGNPLSKEYFAEAKGKLDALDKKDAERRRTAELKNDLESYIYATKEQLETSEEFSKISTSEERQSFIEKMDEVQQWLYTEGEDATATKFQERLNSLKAVGDPIFFRLKELTARPAAVEHARGYLHELKEIVKNWETNKSWIPRESIDEVLNDADKLKIWLEEKDNEQKQSDDNKTAFTADEVYRKILSLQDTVSSVNRIPKPKPKIEKPAKNETEKNSNDSSAESPRKDQSSKDMDGATEENAKGETKPEAEAQSEAQAHDEL, via the exons ATGAGGGCGGGGCTTTCCAGGTTTGCGTTCTTCCTCATTGTGCTGTCGTTGATCCTGGTGCCGTCCCGGTCAGCGGTCTCGAGCCTAGATTTTGGCTCGGAATGGCTGAAAGTCGCCGTCGTGAACATCAAGAAGGGGCAGAGTCCGATAACCATAGCGATCAACGAGATGTCGAAGCGTAAGTCCCCGGCTTTAGTGGCGTTCCAATCCGGCACACGTCTCCTGGGCGAAGAAGCCGCCGGTTTGGTCGCCCGGCACCCCGACAAAGTCTATTCCCAAATCAGGGACCTGATCGGTAAACCCTTTGGTTACGCCAAAAGCTTTCTCGACTCCATGTACTTTCCCTTCGATGTCGTGGAGGATTCGAGAGGTTCGGTGAGCTTCAGGGCTGATGATGGTGGGACTGTGTATACCGTGGAGGAGTTGTTGGGGATGATCCTCGGTTATGCGGCGAATTTAGCTGAGTTCCATTCCAAGTTACCCGTCAAGGATCTGGTGATTTCGGTCCCGCCCTACTTTGGCCAGGCCGAGCGCAGAGGATTGCTCCAGGCGGCCCACCTCGCGGGGATCAATGTCCTCTCTCTGATCAACGAGCCCTCTGGGGCTGCATTGCAGTATGGGATTGACAAGGATTTCTCGAACGAGTCGAGGCACGTCTTGTTTTATGATATGGGTTCGAGTAGCACTTATGCTGCGCTGATGTACTTCTCGTCATATCCTGCCAAAGAACTTGGAAAGACCGTAACTGTGAACCAGTTTCAG GTTAAGGATGTTAGATGGAACCATGAACTTGGAGGTCAGAATATGGAATTACGTTTGGTGGAATATTTTGCTGATGAGTTCAACAAACAACTTGGGAATGGGGTTGATGTGAGAAAACATCCCAAGGCAATGGCTAAATTGAAGAAACAGTTTAAGCGCACGAAAGAAATTCTAAGTGCTAATAAGGTGGCTCCGATATCAGTTGAATCCCTCTATGATGATCGAGATTTCAG GAGCACAATCACTCGTGAGAAATTTGAAGAGCTCTGTGCAGATTTGTGGGAAAAAGCTCTTCTACCTGTTAAACAAGTGCTTCAGAATTCTGGTTTGAAGGTGGATGAAATATATGCTTTGGAATTGATTGGAGGTGCCACTAGAGTACCAAAGTTGCAG GCTACATTGCAAGAGTTTATCGGAAAGAGAGAGCTGGACAAACATCTCGACGCTGATGAAGCTATTGTTCTTGGTTCAGCTCTATGTGCTGCCAACTTTAGTGATGGAATCAGATTGAACAAAAAACTCGGAATGGTGGATGGTTCTCCATATGGATTTATGGTTGAACTGAATGGTCTTGATCTTGTTACAGACGACAGCACCAGGCAGTTACTTGTACCTCGAATGACAAAGCTTCCCAGCAAG ATGTATAGATCTATCATTCATAACAAAGATTTTGAAGTTTCGCTGGCATATGAGAGTGGAGAACTTTTACCACCTGGTGTTAGCTCCCCTGATTTTGCTCACTATGCTGTTTCTGGCCTCTCAGATGCCTCTGAAAA ATATTCATTGAGGAATCTGTCTTCTCCCATTAAAGCAAGTTTGCACTTCTCTCTCAGTAGAAGTGGCATTCTTTCTTTGGACCGGGCAGATGCGGTTATAGAAATTTCAGAGTGGGTTGAAGTACCAAGAAAGAACTTGATTGTGGATAACTCAACAAGTGCTACACCCGACGTTACGGCAGAAGCTAGTACAACTGAGGAAAGCACTGAAAAACCACCAATTGATAGTGCAAGTAGCATTAAGAGTAACACTAGTCCGGAAGAGCAAGGTTCTGAAGATCTTGTTCCTGAAAAGAAGTTGAAAAAGCGAACCTTTAGGGTTCCACTGAAG ATCACTGACAAGACATCAGGACCTGGAAATCCCCTATCTAAGGAGTATTTTGCTGAAGCTAAAGGCAAATTGGATGCTCTTGACAAAAAGGATGCAGAGAGGAGAAGAACGGCAGAGTTGAAGAACGATTTGGAAAGCTACATATATGCTACCAAAGAACAG CTTGAGACATCAGaggaattttcaaaaatatccaCTAGTGAGGAACGACAATCCTTTATCGAGAAGATGGATGAG GTGCAACAATGGTTATATACTGAGGGTGAAGATGCTACGGCTACAAAGTTTCAGGAGAGACTGAACTCACTAAAAGCTGTGGGCGATCCAATTTTTTTCAG GCTGAAAGAACTTACAGCGCGACCGGCAGCTGTTGAGCATGCTCGAGGTTACCTTCATGAGCTAAAAGAG ATTGTGAAGAATTGGGAGACAAACAAGTCTTGGATTCCTAGGGAGAGCATAGATGAG GTACTGAATGATGCTGATAAGTTAAAAATCTGGTTGGAAGAGAAGGACAATGAGCAGAA GCAATCTGACGATAACAAAACTGCTTTTACCGCTGACGAAGTGTACAGGAAGATACTCAGCCTGCAAGACACG GTAAGTAGTGTCAACAGAATTCCAAAGCCAAAGCCCAAGATAGAGAAGCCTGCAAAAAATGAAACAGAAAAGAATTCCAATGATTCTTCTGCAGAAAGCCCTCGGAAGGACCAGTCGAGCAAGGATATGGATGGCGCAACTGAGGAGAATGCGAAAGGAGAAACTAAACCTGAAGCTGAAGCCCAATCTGAGGCTCAAGCCCATGATGAGTTATGA